The Pan paniscus chromosome 23, NHGRI_mPanPan1-v2.0_pri, whole genome shotgun sequence genome includes the window CCTCTTCAGGGCAGGGAGCTCAGACCTGGGAAGGGAGGGGCAGCACAGGCTGGTGGTCAGCCTGCAGGTGCAAGAGGAGGGTTGGCCTCTCCCCCTCCCCGCCTGAGTCGGGGTCCACTCACTCACCATGGTTGTACTTGCACTGCTTCAGGGCCTCGCTGAAGCCCTCACACAGGGACAGGTCACTCTGAGTGGTGGAACAGTCCAGGAACTGCCTGATCTCGTAGGCGCAGGGCCCCATCTGCAGGGGCTGGGGGGCAGcgggggtgggggcctgggggtACAGTGCAAGAGGCTGCAGGATCAGCTTGGAGTTGGCACCTGGAGGTGCGTTTCAAAGCTGGGGccacctgcccctccccacaTCCCCAGCCTGGGTGTCCCAAGGGTCCTAGGCAGGCTGAGTGATCCAGCAGCAGAGGCGGCTACAGACAGCATGTTTCtgccgcctttttttttttttttttgagacagagtctcactctgtcacctagagtggagtgcagcggcgcagtctcggctcactgcaacctccgcctcccgggttcaagtggttgtcctgcctcggcctcccaagtagctggggctacaggcgcccgccaccatgcccaacaaatttttgtatttttagtagagagggggtttcactatgttggccaggctggtatcgaactcctgaactcatgatccacccgccttggcctcccaaagtgctgggattacaggcatgagccactgcgcctggcctctgctGCCTTCTAATGGGCACTTTGGGCGGgtgcaggggagggaggagaaggctcTAGGAAAGCCCAGTACTCTGCCTGTACTCTCAGAGTATGAGCCCCACCCCCACAAGTTCTAGCACCTTCCTGGCTCAGCTACACTAATCCTCATGACCCCTGACCTAGCCACAAAGCCACATTTGGCTTACGGCGGGTGGGGTTCCTAGCAGGGGAAAGGTCATCAGGGAAGTGGCTCCCCTTCGCCCTTGCGCCCAGCAGCCACAGTGCCCAGACCTGGGTGTGGGGAGAACAGGGGCTCAGGAAATCCAACATCCCTCCCCTCTGCTAGGGTGAGGTGACCCTGGGCGAGTCTCTGAGCCCTCAGGGCCTGGGTTTCCCATCTTTAAAGGGCTGGTTGGTGTCTCTCCCTGGGAGCTTAGGGACCCTGGCCTCAAGGGAGAGGCCGGGAAGCCTGCCTCTAAGTGACAGTGAACTCAAGACCAGTGGACTAGGACCCTTCTCGGGCAGagtcctgggctgaagcaatggTGAATACACGCGGACACTCCTCACTGGACAGTTGGGCAGCTCCCTGTGTGGCCTCGAGATaatcctgcctcagtttctcttggACCCGCTGCTCACCTGCTGGACAGCAGGCTGGGAGGGCTCCGAGCTCCCCCCGCTGAAGGCTCCGGTCAGGGCGCTGCCCATGACGTGTCCCACAGCCGAGCCCACGGCTACCCCTGCGGCCGTGGTCGCCATCTGAGCCATGAGCCCCGGCTGGCCCGAAGGGGCGGGGGCTGGGGCGGCTGCCGAGGGCGGTGGGTGCGCGGGCGGGTAGGCAGAGGGCGCGGCGGGGCGGCTGCGGGGGTGGGAGGAAGCAGGGTTAATCCTGGCCagaccccaggctggagggctgcaGCTCCTGGAAACGACCCCCGGAGAGATGGACGACCCACGTCTCCACACGTGGGTGctgcacccccacccctccccccgcCAAGATGGCGCAGCAGCAGCCAAGGTCACTCTGCGGACGCCCTTAGGGGAGTGCCCACGCTTCCCTAACCCCCTCCCCACAGGGCCCTTGTCCCCCTCACACCTGGCTGGCCGGGACGCCGCGCTGCGGCTTCCCCGAGGCATGGTGGCGGCGGTGGGACCCGGGCGACCTTAGAGACGGCGGCAGCGGTGCTGTCGCGGGGACAAATGCCGCAGCGCTTGTCACAGCCGGCGCAAAAAAGGCGGGGCCCCGGGCGGGGCCTCAGGAACACGCCCCCAGCGGGAGGCGGCACTGCCCCCAACCCTATCCCCCTTCTCCCGTCCTCCGGACCTCTCCCTTCCAGCAGCTCCGGGTCTCGGCTGGAAATGGGACCCTGCTCCCTCCCTGCGCCTGGCAGGCTGTGCGGGTTCTGGGGACAGGGGACAGGGGCCAGTGTCGCAAAGCGCCGAGGGCTTAAGGAGGGCGACAATGCCTTCTGTTAGGACCACCGCAGAGGGCAGGGAGCGGAGTTGGGGGTTGTTGCGAGccctggaggggagaggagacgGGGAGGCGACGGGATGGGGCCAGCTGGGAAGGGGACGCGAGGCTCCAGGCTGGACTCCGCTCTCTGCCCCCTCCCGGACTCGGCTGTCTGTCCCCTCCCTCCAGACAGGGTCTGCTGACCACCGCGTGGCCTGGGAGTCTCCGGTGGCCTAGGGAAGTGAAGCGCGGCCCTGGGGAAGGCCTGGAGCAACCCATCCCCAGAACTCCCACGAGGGGGCGTCCCAACCCGTCTTCGACTGTTGGCCAAAATGCGCTGCCAATGCTGGCAGCCTTACGCAGTGCCCGCGGGGGATATGAGGCCCCCCGCGCGGCCCTGAACCCCACCGGATTCCCCAGGCCGGCCCGACCGCCCCCACCTAGTCCCTGGCCCCGCGGGTGCAACCCCCGACACTAACGGCCTTTACGCGACATCCGAGCAGCGTGTCTATCCCAAAGGCCTAGGAGCATTTGCCCAGCTCGGTCAAATCTAGCGCAAGTTTGAAGCCTGCGGCCTCGCAATTTTAG containing:
- the CHCHD10 gene encoding coiled-coil-helix-coiled-coil-helix domain-containing protein 10, mitochondrial isoform X2; its protein translation is MPRGSRSAASRPASRPAAPSAYPPAHPPPSAAAPAPAPSGQPGLMAQMATTAAGVAVGSAVGHVMGSALTGAFSGGSSEPSQPAVQQAPTPAAPQPLQMGPCAYEIRQFLDCSTTQSDLSLCEGFSEALKQCKYNHGLSSLP
- the CHCHD10 gene encoding coiled-coil-helix-coiled-coil-helix domain-containing protein 10, mitochondrial isoform X1: MPRGSRSAASRPASRPAAPSAYPPAHPPPSAAAPAPAPSGQPGLMAQMATTAAGVAVGSAVGHVMGSALTGAFSGGSSEPSQPAVQQPLALYPQAPTPAAPQPLQMGPCAYEIRQFLDCSTTQSDLSLCEGFSEALKQCKYNHGLSSLP